The genomic interval GCGATAGCATCACTTGCATTAAGCAAGAGCTTTCTGAAGCTAAGATCTGGATTATTAGACAGTTTTTCTTGCAAGGTAATAAGGTGTTTATTCAATCTGGCCCGGAAAAAGGGCATCATGGAGGTGTCATCTTGCATCCTTGAAGCCATAAAATCAATATATTCCTCAAAGTCCTGGGATCCCAAGTCTTGGGGAGAGGATATACCCTTTACCATGCGGGCGTATGCGGACATTAGAGTCGGCATCATTTTACGGATTGCTACACGTGTGTAAGGGGTAACCGATATTGGCTCTACAAAACGATAATAGTTCTGGTGAAAGGAAGCAAAATTCTCGAAGTGTGATTTATCTCTGGCTTTAAATGGATTGAAAAGAGTAAGCACCAGACCGGGATAGTTACGAGCAATACGGCTTGTAACCTGGATGTATTCCGATGCGCTTTTGGGTTGTCCGTTCATTAATATCAGATTCAAACGCGGAATGTCCAAACCTACCGAAATCATGTTTGTGGCAAAGACAACATCAATGGCATTATCCTGAACCTTATTGGGATCGTTGTCTACAATGCTTGGTGATTCCAGAGATTTTAGCACTTGTTTTACTTCGTAACCAGAAATCCGGCTTGTCAATTCTTTGGGATGACGCAACAAATATCTTTTACTGAGAGGATTCCGCTTGAGAACCATCTGTTTATAGGCTTGTTGCACTTCATCTCTGGTTTTGCTGTACATGCGTCCAAGCTCCCTAAGTGAATTGTAGTAAGAAATCACCGTCCAATAGCAGTCCAAATCTTCATCAATTCGGTTCGCTAATTCCTGACGTCCAAACAACAGTAAAGCCAACAGTCTTACCTGGGTGGTGGTTACCGTCTTGCCTGAAGGGCAGATGCCAATGTATTCGCGGGTATTCTCATGTTTTAGTGTTTTTGAAAAGAAATTATCTCCAAAATTAAGCCCTGCAGGGGGAAAAGTAAATACATCCCGGTTACCGAATAACCCTTTCACTTGCGCTGCAGCATTCTTGATAGTGGCTGTAGAGGCTATTATTCTGGGCATTTTGTTTCCTTTTCTACACAGCATCTCTACCACACTCTCAAATAAAGCTGTAATACTGCCTAAGGGGCCAGAAATAAGGTGCAGTTCATCCTGAATGATCAGGTCTGGAGGAAGCACCCCTTCAGTAGAGCCAAAAAAAACCGAAGCTTCTTCTACCCAAGCAAGCCGGGCAAATTTATCGACGGTAGCGAAAAGCAATGATGGGGGATTATTGTATAGACTTTCGTCCACTAAATCTATCGGCAAGCCACGATGGAAAAAACATTCAGTATCTAAACAAAACACTTCGAATTTGTTTTTTAGGACATTGAATCCCATTTTGAATCCCATTTTCCCTTTATCTACTAGGCTGCTGCCACACCAAGGACAATGAGTAATAGGGAACTTATTTTGCCGTTGAGCA from Candidatus Cloacimonadota bacterium carries:
- a CDS encoding helicase; this translates as AQRQNKFPITHCPWCGSSLVDKGKMGFKMGFNVLKNKFEVFCLDTECFFHRGLPIDLVDESLYNNPPSLLFATVDKFARLAWVEEASVFFGSTEGVLPPDLIIQDELHLISGPLGSITALFESVVEMLCRKGNKMPRIIASTATIKNAAAQVKGLFGNRDVFTFPPAGLNFGDNFFSKTLKHENTREYIGICPSGKTVTTTQVRLLALLLFGRQELANRIDEDLDCYWTVISYYNSLRELGRMYSKTRDEVQQAYKQMVLKRNPLSKRYLLRHPKELTSRISGYEVKQVLKSLESPSIVDNDPNKVQDNAIDVVFATNMISVGLDIPRLNLILMNGQPKSASEYIQVTSRIARNYPGLVLTLFNPFKARDKSHFENFASFHQNYYRFVEPISVTPYTRVAIRKMMPTLMSAYARMVKGISSPQDLGSQDFEEYIDFMASRMQDDTSMMPFFRARLNKHLITLQEKLSNNPDLSFRKLLLNASDAIALDYDDNDWLTMNSMREISPNTVIKLVTPRLKKRNTDYE